ATGAATGTGCGCGATGCTCTGCTCGGGAAGATTGCCAATCCGGTTCATCCTGTCGAGGCGTTAGCGGTGATGGCGGTGCTGGAAGCGGCGGTGAAATCGTCAGAGGCCGGGTCAACCCAGGGGCTGGCATTAACGGCTGAAGAGCGTGCTCTGCTGCAATAAAAAACGGGTTTTGTAGGCCGGGTAAGCGCAACGCCACCCGGCGAGAAAGGCGGCAAAAGTATTGAGGACTACTGCCGCTTTTTCGGCATCATGCGCAGCAGCGTATTATCTTTCCAGAAATAGTGATGCATCAGCGCCGCCGCCGCGTGCAGGCCAATGACAAAATAGCCGAGGTTCGCCAGCGTCTCGTGCCACTCTTTTAGCCCATCAGCCAGGTCAAAGTTGGATTCCGCCGCGTGCGGCATGGCGATGCCAAAAGCAAACCAGTCGTTTCCACGGTTATACATCATCACCAGGCCAATCAGCGGCAAAGCAATAAACAGCAGATAAATCACCAGATGCCCCAGATGGGAGAGCCCGGTGATCATCGCTTTCGGTTTCGGCTCAATCGGCGGCGCGCGGAACTTCAGGCGCACCAGCAGACGTGTCACCATCAATACCAGGATCGTGATACCGCATGAAACGTGGATCATATTGATCACCGGTCGGTCGGTACGCGGAAAGAAGCCTCTGAACTCCATGGCGCAGTAGGCGACGATGACTAACAGAAACACCAGCCAGTGGATGCCGATTTGCAGGCTTGTATATTTAGTGCGCATGTGATTTCCCGATAAAAAACAGTTACCGGGCCAACATAACGACCTTTCCTTAAAAATTCATTAACTTTTCTGTATGGGTTTTCAATTACTTCCTCGCGCATGAAGCATCTTCAATTGCCGCCCCGGCGCTCATGGTCTAAGCCTGGATAAGTTCAAACTGTCGCATCGACACGTTTACAGGAGAACACCATGAGTAAAATTGGCATTAACGGATTTGGACGCATTGGACGCCTTGTACTTCGTCGCCTTCTTGAAACCCAGGACAGCAACACCGTCGTCGCCATCAACGACCTCACCTCTCCCAAAGTGCTGGCTTATCTGCTCAGGCATGATTCAAACTACGGGGGTTTCCCGTGGAGTGTGGATTTCACCGAAGACGCACTGATTGTGGATGGCAAGACGATCGCGGTGTACGCCGAGAAAGAGGCCAAACATATTCCGTGGAAAGCCGCAGGGGTGGATATCGTTGTGGAATGCACCGGTTTTTATACGTCGGAAGAGAAATCCAGAGCGCATCTGGCTGCAGGTGCCAAAAAAGTGCTGATCTCCGCACCTGCCGGTGAGATGAAAACCATTGTGTTTAACGTTAACGACGACACCATTGACGCCAGTGATACCATCATCTCCGTCGCCTCCTGCACCACCAACTGTCTCGCCCCGCTGGCAAAAGCCCTGCACGATGCCTTTGAAATTAAAGTGGGCACCATGACCACCATTCACGCCTATACCGGTACCCAGGCGCTGGTGGATGGTCCGCGTGGCAAAGATCTGCGCGCCTCACGCGCGGCGGCAGAAAATGTTATTCCTCATACCACGGGTGCCGCAAAAGCAATTGGTCTGGTGATCCCGGCCCTGAGCGGCAAACTGAAAGGCCACGCCCAGCGCGTGCCGGTGAAAACCGGTTCGGTAACCGAACTGGTCGCCATTCTGGGTAAAAAGGTCACCGTTGAGGAGATCAATGCCGCACTGAAAAAAGCGACGCAGGGGAATAAATCATTTGGGTATACGGATGAGGAGATTGTGTCGTCCGATGTGATTGGCTCGCACTTTGGCTCGGTGTTTGACGCCACGCAGACCGAAGTGACCGAGGCGGGCGATCTGCAGCTGGTGAAAGCCGTCGCCTGGTATGACAACGAGTATGGGTTTGTGACGCAGCTGGTGCGCACGCTGGATAAGTTTGCGGCGCTGTAATTTTCCCCTCACCCTACCCCTCTCCCCAACGGGGCGAGGGAATGGTCCCGTGCTTAGATTATTGTACGTTCCCCCTTGAGGACAGGATCCTGCTGTAACTGTTTCCATGCGGCGGTCACCGCCTCCGGAAAGGGCACGTGAGCGATAAAATCCCGCCCGGCCGGGCCATAGCCGTTAACGTCATCATACAGCCGCGGCAGCTCCCCCAGAACCAGCGAAAGGTAGCGCTCAACGGACCACAGCCCTGCATTATCCCCCCTAAACTCCACGCCCTCTGTGCCGTTTTGCAGCGTCGGCGTAACCCCCGGAAAGCTGACCCACTGCGGTGACGCGGGCTCGTCCCGGCACACGCGGGTAAAAGTCGCCATCGTGCGGCGCTGCATCGTCGGGTCCTGCACCACCAGCATCTGCCCGCTTGTCCGCTGACGCTGTTTCAGCATGTTCCAGCTAAAACGCGCGTTTTCACCGCAGTTGGTTGAGCGATCTTCAATCCAAAGGTGCGCCTCGGGGATCTGCCAGAACTCCCGCGCAACGTCGGCAAGAATGCTCGCTTCCGCCCGGCTGGCGACCGGTACGCTGTGATATTGCGGGTGATGACGAACGGCTTCATACAAAAACGGTGTCGAATGGCCGATGCCGCCGCTAATGAGAAGCGGCACGTTCTGCGCGGCGGCAATACGGCAGGCCGCATCGATAGTCGGGATCACCGCGTTGCCAGCCAGAATCACCACATCCACGTCCGGAGCCTGACGGGCTGCGCTCAGGTCGTCCTGCGCCAGCCATTTGCCAACGGTATTGATGGCCGCCAGGGTTGCGTCCGACAGAACAGTAAAATGGGGCTTAACCATGATGAACTCCTCCTCGGTTTCTCTTCAGGGTAGCGGCTTCAGACTATAAACGCTGACGTGAGCACCGAAAACTAAACGGTATTTTATTGCCGATTTTGTCATTATTCTGAAATAACCAGAAACATCCAAAAACAATTAGGTTGCACCTGCATATTATGCTTTCCAGTTTCTGTCGTACAAAACATCCTGTTGCCGATTCCGTTTGAAAAAGCACCCAACGCTGCTAATTTCACCGTGATCTGACCAGTTTTCTCCCCCCTGCGCTTGCCAAATACACCATCCAACCCTAAGTTGCTTAACAATTTAATAACCTTTTTCATCATCACAGGTTGCACCTGAAGCGCGCCAGGTGACACCTCATACATCACCAACGTGGCGGGGTTGCAGGTCATGACAGAACATGAAAGTACGACGACGGTATTACGAAAAAATAAGAAGGTGTTAATTGCCAGCCTTACCGGGAGTGCCATTGAATGGTTTGACTATTTTCTCTACGGTACAGCTGCCGCGCTGGTCTTTAATAAGATCTTTTTCCCGATGGTCGATCCGGTGATCGGGCTCATACTCTCGTATCTCTCTTTCTCATTAACCTTTTTTATACGTCCTATTGGCGGGGTACTTTTCGCCCATATCGGCGACCGCATTGGCCGTAAAAAAACCCTTGTACTGACCCTCTCTTTGATGGGAGGTGCAACCGTTATGATTGGCCTGCTGCCCACGTATGAGATGATTGGCCTGTGGGCGCCTGCTCTGCTGATCCTGATGCGTATCATTCAGGGGATGGGCATAGGCGGTGAATGGGGTGGCGCGCTGTTGCTGGCCTATGAATACGCGCCCGAAAAACGTAAGGGGTTCTTCGGCAGCATTCCGCAGGCGGGCGTGACCATCGGCATGCTGATGGCAACTTTTATCGTTTCGCTGATGACCCTCTTCAGCGAGGAGGATTTTCTCTCCTGGGGCTGGCGTATCCCGTTCCTGCTGAGTTCGGTTCTGGTGTTGCTCGGCCTGTGGATCCGAAAAGATATCGATGAAACGCCTGATTTTCAGAAAGTAAAAGCGTCCGGTCAGGTGGCTAAGGCTCCCCTGCGCGATACGCTGAAACATCACTGGCGTGAAGTGCTGATTGCCGCCGGTCTCAAAGTCGTGGAAACCGCGCCGTTCTATATTTTCTCTACGTTTGTGGTGAGCTATGCCACCAGCACGCTGGCCTACCAAAAATCGCAGGCGCTGGAAGCCGTGACGCTGGGAGCCCTGGTGGCCACGATAATGATTCCGTTAATGGGGTTGCTCTCGGATAAAATTGGCCGTCAGCGTATGTATGCCACGAGCGTCTTTATCCTGGGTTTGTTTATCGTGCCATGGTTTATGTTGCTCAATACCGGAACAACCTGGGGCATTGTGATCGCGACGGTCATCGCCTTTGGCGTGCTGTGGGCACCGGTAACGGCGGTACTCGGAACGCTGTGCTCTGAAATCTTTAGCGCAAACGTGCGCTACACCGGCATTACGCTCGGCTACCAACTGGGTGCCGCGCTGGCTGGCGGTACCGCCCCGCTGATTGCTACCGGCCTGCTGGCAAAATATGACGGCGACTGGGTTCCGGTGGCCTGGTATCTTGCCGTCACGGTGGTCATCTCCTTAAT
This region of Enterobacter cloacae complex sp. R_G8 genomic DNA includes:
- the cybB gene encoding cytochrome b561; translated protein: MRTKYTSLQIGIHWLVFLLVIVAYCAMEFRGFFPRTDRPVINMIHVSCGITILVLMVTRLLVRLKFRAPPIEPKPKAMITGLSHLGHLVIYLLFIALPLIGLVMMYNRGNDWFAFGIAMPHAAESNFDLADGLKEWHETLANLGYFVIGLHAAAALMHHYFWKDNTLLRMMPKKRQ
- the gap gene encoding type I glyceraldehyde-3-phosphate dehydrogenase, coding for MSKIGINGFGRIGRLVLRRLLETQDSNTVVAINDLTSPKVLAYLLRHDSNYGGFPWSVDFTEDALIVDGKTIAVYAEKEAKHIPWKAAGVDIVVECTGFYTSEEKSRAHLAAGAKKVLISAPAGEMKTIVFNVNDDTIDASDTIISVASCTTNCLAPLAKALHDAFEIKVGTMTTIHAYTGTQALVDGPRGKDLRASRAAAENVIPHTTGAAKAIGLVIPALSGKLKGHAQRVPVKTGSVTELVAILGKKVTVEEINAALKKATQGNKSFGYTDEEIVSSDVIGSHFGSVFDATQTEVTEAGDLQLVKAVAWYDNEYGFVTQLVRTLDKFAAL
- a CDS encoding YdcF family protein produces the protein MVKPHFTVLSDATLAAINTVGKWLAQDDLSAARQAPDVDVVILAGNAVIPTIDAACRIAAAQNVPLLISGGIGHSTPFLYEAVRHHPQYHSVPVASRAEASILADVAREFWQIPEAHLWIEDRSTNCGENARFSWNMLKQRQRTSGQMLVVQDPTMQRRTMATFTRVCRDEPASPQWVSFPGVTPTLQNGTEGVEFRGDNAGLWSVERYLSLVLGELPRLYDDVNGYGPAGRDFIAHVPFPEAVTAAWKQLQQDPVLKGERTII
- a CDS encoding MFS transporter; its protein translation is MTEHESTTTVLRKNKKVLIASLTGSAIEWFDYFLYGTAAALVFNKIFFPMVDPVIGLILSYLSFSLTFFIRPIGGVLFAHIGDRIGRKKTLVLTLSLMGGATVMIGLLPTYEMIGLWAPALLILMRIIQGMGIGGEWGGALLLAYEYAPEKRKGFFGSIPQAGVTIGMLMATFIVSLMTLFSEEDFLSWGWRIPFLLSSVLVLLGLWIRKDIDETPDFQKVKASGQVAKAPLRDTLKHHWREVLIAAGLKVVETAPFYIFSTFVVSYATSTLAYQKSQALEAVTLGALVATIMIPLMGLLSDKIGRQRMYATSVFILGLFIVPWFMLLNTGTTWGIVIATVIAFGVLWAPVTAVLGTLCSEIFSANVRYTGITLGYQLGAALAGGTAPLIATGLLAKYDGDWVPVAWYLAVTVVISLIAIFCASRVKRAAHLQVQPERL